A region of the Neorhizobium sp. NCHU2750 genome:
TGTAACGATCATCGAGCGTGACGGGTTAACTCCCGTCACGCTCGATGCGGTTGCAGTCGAAACTGGCATGACAAGAGCGGGGCTTCTCTATCATTTTCCGTCACGCGAGGCATTGATCCAAGCCACCCATGAACACCTTACAGGCATGTGGGAAAAAGAGCTTGTGGCAAGTGCGGGAAAGTCCGCAGACGCTGCTACCGAAGCCGAACGCCATGCAGCCTACATCAACGTATGCGCCAAGGCCGCTCGGCGGGTCGAACTTCTTCTCATGCTTGAGAATGCTGATAATAAAGCACTTGGCGACCTCTGGCAGCACATCATTGATCGATGGGCGCCGCCCGCTCCAAATATCGAAGATGCGGCCGGGATCGATAAATTCATTGCACGCCTTGCCGCAGACGGGCTTTGGGTTCACGAGGCCCTTTCAGCCCGGCCTTTGCCAACGGCTTTGCGCAAGCAAATCATTCTCCGTCTGAACGAGCTGTTACAGAACGACGAC
Encoded here:
- a CDS encoding TetR family transcriptional regulator, whose amino-acid sequence is MVRSSKRDEVLEAIVTIIERDGLTPVTLDAVAVETGMTRAGLLYHFPSREALIQATHEHLTGMWEKELVASAGKSADAATEAERHAAYINVCAKAARRVELLLMLENADNKALGDLWQHIIDRWAPPAPNIEDAAGIDKFIARLAADGLWVHEALSARPLPTALRKQIILRLNELLQNDDSKQV